From Gottschalkiaceae bacterium SANA:
ATGGGATCAAGCAGAAAATTTCTGATCTTTCAGCTGGAAAAATTGAAATTGGTCCAGCGAGTTTATATACGATATTAAAGAAATTAGTTACACGGGATTTAATTGTATTGTTGGACGACCTTGAAAATCGAAAAAAAACCTATCAGATTTCAGATAGTGGGAAGGCTTTGCTGAAACAGGATATTGAGCGCCGCATTCAAATGGCGGAAATTGGGAAAAGTATTTTGAATGACTTGTAAGGGAGAGCGAAAAATGAAAGAAAATGTACGTTATTTATGGAATTGGGGATTGGCCTTTGATGAAAAACGGCTCTTAAATCGATTAGAAGACCTTGCAGAGCAAGGTTGGCTGCTAGATGGCATGTCAACTCTGCGTTATCGCTTACGCAAGGGAGAACCGCAAGCTTTGCATTTTTCGATGGATTACAGGAAACTGAAAGCCGAGGAAGAGGCGGAGTATTTTGCAGTCTTTGCTCAAGCAGGATGGGATCATGTCTGCAGTTTGCAAGGCATTCATTTTTTCTGCGCAAACCGGGACGCAGTTGCCATACATACGGATCGAGTAACGGAAATGGAAAAATACAGTGACTATTTAAAAAGTAGTTCTAGAACGATGGTGATTTCAGCGGTTTGCTTTGTTCTTTTTTTCATGCTAGGCGAGATCAAGGCATTGTCTTTTTTAGGACGTGGTGAGAACTGGGCGATCGTAATTGCATTGGCAGCTTCAGCAGCGATTTTTGTACCGTCGTTAATGATGGTATTTGCATATAAAAGTTACATGCGCAAGATTGAAGCGGAGAAAAATTGATGATTGATCAAATTTTACAGTGTATGGCAATGGCGCAATCGGAACCGGAAATTCAGCGAATTCAAACGAGACATCGCATTCGCTTAGCGGAGATTTGGGGAATTGAAGAGGGGGACCGCATTCTAGAGATTGGTTGCGGACA
This genomic window contains:
- a CDS encoding PadR family transcriptional regulator, with amino-acid sequence MARGKSLDDNQLTDSMYYILLSLIEPLHGYGIKQKISDLSAGKIEIGPASLYTILKKLVTRDLIVLLDDLENRKKTYQISDSGKALLKQDIERRIQMAEIGKSILNDL